One genomic segment of Helianthus annuus cultivar XRQ/B chromosome 14, HanXRQr2.0-SUNRISE, whole genome shotgun sequence includes these proteins:
- the LOC110908585 gene encoding receptor-like kinase TMK4, with the protein MAHKDANHHHHYHHLLLLTTIVLLSTTTTTADDSTVMSTFQTTLSPPPSSWKTSTDFCTWEGIKCDNSNRVTSINLLSQSLTGSLPPTLNQLTQLKTLSLQKNSLSGDLPTLSNLTLLTEVFLDSNNFTSIPPDFFLGLSNLQTFSISDNPNLNPWEIPTDLTQITNLQSFQASNANIKGSIPDIFSSFPSLQSLRLSYNNLTGSLPSSFGGSDIQNLWLNNQDSGLSGDVSVLASMTQLSQVWLQANAFTGAIPDLSNCTNLFDLQLRDNQFTGVVPQGVMSLDSLKNVTLRNNKLQGPMPVFKDGVEVDISSNSFCLPTPGPCDPQVTALLEVAGAVGYPMSLAESWTGNDACNGDWSFVSCDSSGKNVTSLNFGKRKFSGTISPALAKLTSLRSLSLNDNNLTGSIPKDLTSMPSLQLFDVSNNNLSGPIPEFPKSVRFSHDGNPLLGQTIPSGTDGPPGSGPGSGAPGGSPSGSPKGSSVSAGTIVGIVVGVIVFIGIVLFVFYKCCGKKKHQRFGRVENPEVGKELMKPSVVGSSSNGYGGGLSELQSQSSGDHSEMHVFEGGNVIISIQVLRQVTNNFSDDNVLGRGGFGVVYKGELHDGTKIAVKKMESGVMGTKGLNEFQAEIAVLTKVRHRHLVALLGYCIDRNERLLVYEYMPQGTLSQHLFEWSEHKTPPLSWKQRVSIALDVARGVEYLHSLAQSSFIHRDLKPSNILLGDDMRAKVADFGLVKNAPDGKYSVETRLAGTFGYLAPEYAATGRVTTKVDVFAFGVVLMELITGRKALDETLPDERCHLVTWFRRVLISKENILKAIDQTLETENEETLDSISKVAELAGHCTAREPFQRPDMGHAVNVLGPLVEQWKPSRPEEEDGYGIDLHMSLPQALQRWQADEGTSRTFDMSFTQSSIPSKPSGFADSFDSMDCR; encoded by the exons ATGGCACACAAAGAtgccaaccaccaccaccactaccaccacctcctcctcctcaccACCATCGTCCTcctctccaccaccaccaccaccgccgatGACTCCACCGTCATGTCCACCTTCCAAACCACCCTCTCTCCACCCCCATCCTCCTGGAAAACCTCCACAGATTTCTGCACATGGGAAGGAATCAAATGTGATAACTCCAACCGTGTCACCTCCATCAACCTCCTCTCCCAATCCCTCACCGGATCTTTACCACCAACCCTCAACCAACTCACCCAACTCAAAACTTTATCCCTACAAAAAAACTCACTCTCCGGCGACCTACCCACCTTATCAAATCTCACACTTCTCACAGAAGTCTTTCTAGACTCCAACAACTTCACCTCAATCCCTCCAGATTTCTTTCTTGGTCTCTCAAATCTTCAAACTTTTAGCATCTCCGATAACCCAAATCTTAACCCATGGGAGATCCCAACCGATCTTACTCAAATCACTAATTTACAATCGTTTCAAGCGAGTAACGCCAACATCAAAGGCTCAATCCCGGACATCTTTTCCAGTTTTCCCAGCTTGCAGTCTTTAAGGTTGTCGTATAATAATCTTACTGGGAGTTTGCCCAGTAGTTTTGGTGGGTCGGATATTCAGAATCTGTGGTTGAATAATCAAGATTCTGGGCTTTCAGGTGATGTTAGTGTGTTGGCTTCCATGACACAGTTGTCGCAAGTTTGGTTACAAGCTAATGCTTTCACCGGTGCTATACCGGATCTGTCGAATTGTACTAATTTATTCGATTTGCAACTTAGGGATAACCAGTTTACTGGGGTGGTTCCGCAGGGGGTTATGTCTTTAGATAGTTTGAAAAATGTTACTTTGCGAAACAATAAGTTACAAGGTCCAATGCCTGTGTTTAAAGATGGGGTTGAGGTTGATATTAGTTCGAATAGTTTTTGTTTACCGACTCCGGGACCTTGCGATCCGCAGGTGACTGCGCTTCTTGAGGTTGCTGGAGCAGTCGGGTATCCGATGTCATTGGCGGAATCTTGGACGGGTAATGATGCTTGTAATGGTGATTGGAGTTTTGTAAGTTGTGATTCTTCTGGGAAGAATGTGACCAGTTTGAACTTTGGAAAACGGAAATTTTCAGGTACTATTTCGCCTGCGTTGGCGAAATTGACTTCATTAAGGAGTTTGTCATTGAATGATAATAATCTCACTGGTTCAATCCCTAAAGATTTGACATCGATGCCGAGTTTACAATTGTTTGATGTGTCAAATAATAATCTTTCTGGTCCTATTCCAGAATTTCCAAAATCTGTAAGGTTTTCACATGATGGTAATCCCCTTTTAGGTCAAACTATTCCTAGTGGAACCGACGGACCGCCTGGGTCTGGACCCGGATCGGGTGCACCGGGTGGGAGCCCATCTGGTTCACCAAAAGGGTCATCGGTTTCAGCCGGAACGATTGTGGGGATTGTTGTTGGTGTTATTGTTTTTATCGGGATTGTGTTGTTTGTGTTCTACAAATGTTGTGGTAAAAAGAAACACCAAAGGTTTGGTCGTGTTGAGAATCCGGAGGTTGGTAAGGAGTTGATGAAGCCGAGCGTTGTGGGCAGTAGTTCGAATGGGTATGGCGGCGGGCTTAGTGAGTTGCAGAGTCAAAGTAGCGGTGATCATAGTGAAATGCATGTTTTTGAAGGTGGAAATGTTATAATTTCGATTCAGGTTCTTAGACAGGTGACTAACAACTTTAGTGATGATAATGTTTTGGGAAGAGGTGGATTCGGGGTTGTTTACAAAGGCGAGTTACACGATGGAACGAAGATCGCGGTTAAAAAGATGGAGTCAGGTGTTATGGGGACCAAAGGGTTGAATGAGTTTCAAGCTGAGATTGCGGTTCTCACCAAAGTTAGACATAGACACTTAGTGGCTCTTTTAGGCTATTGTATTGACCGCAACGAGCGGCTTTTGGTCTATGAGTACATGCCACAAGGAACATTGAGTCAACATTTGTTTGAATGGAGCGAGCATAAGACACCTCCACTTAGTTGGAAACAAAGGGTTTCGATAGCGTTGGATGTGGCACGCGGGGTTGAGTATTTGCATAGTTTGGCACAATCGAGTTTTATTCATCGGGACTTAAAACCGTCTAATATCCTTCTTGGTGATGACATGAGAGCCAAAGTTGCTGACTTTGGATTGGTTAAAAATGCTCCTGACGGGAAATACTCGGTTGAGACGCGACTCGCTGGAACGTTCGGTTATCTTGCACCCGAGTATGCTG CTACAGGGAGAGTGACAACAAAGGTTGACGTTTTCGCATTCGGGGTGGTGTTGATGGAGTTGATAACGGGCCGAAAAGCCTTAGACGAGACCCTACCCGACGAAAGGTGTCATCTAGTGACATGGTTTCGACGAGTCCTAATCTCAAAGGAAAACATATTAAAGGCCATCGACCAAACTCTTGAGACCGAAAACGAAGAAACACTAGACAGCATATCAAAGGTGGCGGAGCTTGCAGGCCACTGCACGGCCCGCGAGCCGTTTCAGAGACCCGACATGGGTCACGCGGTTAACGTGCTGGGCCCTCTTGTGGAACAATGGAAACCTTCTCGGCCCGAAGAAGAAGACGGGTATGGCATTGACCTCCATATGAGCCTTCCTCAAGCCCTTCAAAGATGGCAAGCCGACGAGGGTACTTCTAGAACGTTTGATATGTCATTTACCCAGTCAAGTATTCCCTCTAAACCTTCGGGATTCGCTGACTCATTCGACTCGATGGATTGCCGATAA